In Nocardioides marinus, one DNA window encodes the following:
- a CDS encoding ABC transporter permease subunit, with protein MTTLTTTSVPAGSPSTPTTSSYADRPAPPPIPFARLLKVEMRKMFDTRSGLWLMASVAILSVLASAAVVLWAPEEEVTYGSFAGAVGIPMAIILPVIAILSVTSEWSQRTGLTTFTLVPHRGRVLAAKTVNAVAVAVVGMAVAAVVGAVGNLVGSALNGTDVVWDISVSDFAAIVLANVLGVLIGFMLGVVLRSSPAALVGYLVYVYVLTGLTFTLAAAQEWFADLQPWVDFNYTQGALFEGWSNTGEYWAQLGVTSLLWLVLPLAVGSWRMLRSEVK; from the coding sequence ATGACCACCCTGACCACCACCTCGGTCCCGGCCGGCTCCCCGAGCACGCCGACCACCTCGTCGTACGCCGACCGCCCGGCCCCGCCGCCCATCCCCTTCGCCCGGCTGCTCAAGGTCGAGATGCGCAAGATGTTCGACACCCGCTCCGGCCTGTGGCTGATGGCGTCGGTGGCGATCCTCTCGGTGCTCGCCAGCGCCGCGGTCGTGCTGTGGGCCCCGGAGGAGGAGGTGACCTACGGGTCCTTCGCGGGCGCCGTCGGCATCCCGATGGCGATCATCCTCCCGGTGATCGCGATCCTCTCGGTGACCTCCGAGTGGAGCCAGCGCACCGGGCTCACGACCTTCACGCTCGTCCCGCACCGCGGCCGCGTCCTGGCCGCCAAGACGGTCAACGCCGTCGCCGTCGCGGTCGTCGGCATGGCCGTCGCCGCCGTCGTCGGCGCGGTCGGCAACCTCGTGGGCTCGGCCCTCAACGGCACCGACGTGGTGTGGGACATCAGCGTCTCCGACTTCGCCGCGATCGTGCTGGCCAACGTCCTCGGCGTCCTGATCGGCTTCATGCTCGGCGTCGTGCTGCGCTCCTCGCCGGCGGCGCTGGTGGGCTACCTGGTCTACGTCTACGTGCTGACCGGGCTGACCTTCACCCTGGCCGCCGCGCAGGAGTGGTTCGCCGACCTGCAGCCGTGGGTGGACTTCAACTACACCCAGGGCGCGCTGTTCGAGGGCTGGAGCAACACCGGGGAGTACTGGGCCCAGCTCGGTGTCACCTCGCTGCTGTGGCTGGTGCTGCCGCTGGCCGTCGGCTCCTGGCGGATGCTGCGCTCCGAGGTGAAGTAG
- a CDS encoding DsbA family protein translates to MKVEIWSDVVCPWCFVGKRRLEAALADFEHGEQVEVVYRSFQLDPSAPQHGHELTTPVLARKYGRSEAEMRQMQQQLTDLAAEEGLAFRLQETLHTRTIDAHRLLHLALAEGGPALQATLKESLLSAYFEDAQDVGDHVVLRREALSVGLDAERVDEVLSGEEYADAVVADIDAAMDLGVSGVPFFVVGGRYAVSGAQPTDVFARVLQQAWEESRPTVEVVAGGDADVCGVDGTC, encoded by the coding sequence GTGAAGGTCGAGATCTGGAGTGACGTCGTGTGCCCGTGGTGCTTCGTGGGGAAGCGCCGCCTGGAGGCCGCGCTGGCCGACTTCGAGCACGGCGAGCAGGTGGAGGTCGTCTACCGGTCCTTCCAGCTCGACCCCTCCGCCCCGCAGCACGGCCACGAGCTGACCACGCCGGTGCTCGCGCGCAAGTACGGCCGCAGCGAGGCGGAGATGCGGCAGATGCAGCAGCAGCTCACCGACCTCGCCGCCGAGGAGGGCCTGGCCTTCCGGTTGCAGGAGACCCTGCACACGCGCACCATCGACGCCCACCGACTGCTGCACCTCGCGCTCGCGGAGGGCGGCCCCGCGCTCCAGGCCACCCTCAAGGAGTCGCTGCTCTCGGCGTACTTCGAGGACGCCCAGGACGTCGGGGACCACGTCGTGCTGCGCCGCGAGGCGCTGTCGGTGGGCCTGGACGCCGAGCGGGTCGACGAGGTGCTGTCGGGTGAGGAGTACGCCGACGCCGTGGTCGCCGACATCGACGCCGCCATGGACCTCGGCGTGAGCGGTGTGCCGTTCTTCGTCGTGGGCGGGCGGTACGCCGTGTCCGGTGCCCAGCCCACCGACGTGTTCGCCCGGGTGCTGCAGCAGGCCTGGGAGGAGTCCCGGCCCACGGTCGAGGTCGTCGCCGGCGGGGACGCCGACGTGTGTGGTGTCGACGGCACCTGCTGA
- a CDS encoding type IV toxin-antitoxin system AbiEi family antitoxin domain-containing protein — protein sequence MDAIDRLLRRQAGVVSRRQVLAAGMSEVLVARRVRRREWVRVGDGVYVDHTGRLSTAQEEWAALLLHPGSVLAGRSALRAGGSRAGWSCGGDGWDRERRVVEIAVPHGRRLDAVPGVRAVQLRGLDAAALPRASPPRLRVEHAALMVASRARGDDEAVAVLADVVREGLTVPARLEDVLVEQRRLPRRRLLLDVVRDVESGAESPLERRYLRDVERRHALPRGVRQAWDAVAGRAVFRDVRYSAYRTNIELDGRLGHSRALDRWADLERDLEAAARGDVTLRIGWQQVLEPCRLAVTVGGVLALRGWTGPPTACGAACGMRPEGVS from the coding sequence ATGGACGCGATCGATCGGCTGCTGCGCCGCCAGGCCGGGGTGGTCTCACGACGACAGGTGCTGGCCGCGGGCATGAGCGAGGTGCTCGTCGCGCGACGGGTGCGCCGTCGCGAGTGGGTGCGGGTGGGTGACGGGGTCTACGTCGACCACACGGGTCGTCTCTCGACGGCGCAGGAGGAGTGGGCCGCTCTGCTGCTCCACCCGGGGTCGGTCCTGGCCGGTCGGTCGGCCCTGCGCGCCGGCGGGTCGCGTGCCGGCTGGTCGTGCGGCGGCGACGGCTGGGACCGGGAGCGCCGCGTCGTCGAGATCGCCGTGCCGCACGGCCGCCGTCTCGATGCCGTGCCCGGGGTCAGGGCGGTGCAGCTGCGGGGTCTCGATGCCGCAGCCCTGCCCCGGGCCTCTCCGCCCCGCCTGCGGGTGGAGCACGCCGCCCTCATGGTCGCCTCGCGTGCTCGCGGCGACGACGAGGCCGTGGCGGTGCTCGCCGACGTGGTGCGGGAGGGCCTGACCGTGCCGGCGAGGCTGGAGGACGTGCTGGTCGAGCAGCGCAGGCTCCCGCGTCGGCGGCTGCTGCTCGACGTCGTGCGTGACGTCGAGTCGGGGGCCGAGTCGCCTCTGGAGCGTCGCTACCTGCGAGACGTCGAGCGTCGGCACGCACTGCCGCGTGGCGTCCGACAGGCGTGGGACGCGGTCGCGGGTCGTGCGGTGTTCCGGGACGTGCGCTATTCGGCGTACCGGACGAACATCGAGCTGGACGGGCGGCTGGGCCACAGCCGGGCCCTGGACCGCTGGGCGGACCTCGAGCGCGACCTGGAGGCCGCCGCGCGCGGCGACGTCACGCTGCGCATCGGATGGCAGCAGGTGCTCGAGCCCTGCCGCCTGGCCGTCACGGTCGGCGGTGTGCTGGCGCTGCGCGGGTGGACGGGCCCGCCCACGGCGTGCGGTGCGGCCTGTGGCATGCGACCGGAGGGTGTGTCGTGA
- a CDS encoding ABC transporter ATP-binding protein yields MIELLELTKRYGEHLAVDHVSFTALPGRVTGFLGPNGAGKSTSLRILSGLTPATTGTATVLGRRYADLPDPGREIGVLLDASAQHAGRTGREVLRVAQETMGLPRARVEEMLHLVSLTDDEAKRRVRDYSLGMRQRLGLATALLGDPAVLVLDEPANGLDPAGIRWMRDLLRGHAERGGTVLLSSHLLHEIEVIADDIVVIGQGRVVAQGTKEELLHDDRTLVRAAEVGALAAALQQAGWTVERVDPADPTAGLRTDASLAVTGQVALEARLPLLELRAADGAGLEEMFLQLTADTQREAA; encoded by the coding sequence ATGATCGAACTCCTCGAGCTGACCAAGCGCTACGGCGAGCACCTCGCCGTCGACCACGTCTCGTTCACCGCCCTCCCCGGGCGCGTGACCGGGTTCCTCGGCCCCAACGGCGCCGGCAAGTCCACCTCGCTGCGCATCCTGAGCGGCCTCACCCCGGCCACGACGGGCACCGCGACCGTCCTGGGCCGCCGGTACGCCGACCTGCCCGACCCGGGCCGCGAGATCGGCGTCCTGCTCGACGCCTCCGCCCAGCACGCGGGCCGCACCGGCCGCGAGGTGCTGCGGGTCGCCCAGGAGACTATGGGCCTGCCCCGTGCTCGGGTCGAGGAGATGCTCCACCTCGTCTCGCTCACCGACGACGAGGCCAAGCGCCGCGTCCGGGACTACTCCCTGGGCATGCGCCAGCGCCTCGGCCTGGCCACCGCCCTCCTCGGCGACCCTGCGGTGCTGGTCCTCGACGAGCCCGCCAACGGCCTGGACCCGGCCGGCATCCGCTGGATGCGCGACCTGCTGCGCGGCCACGCCGAGCGCGGCGGCACCGTGCTGCTCTCCTCGCACCTGCTGCACGAGATCGAGGTCATCGCCGACGACATCGTGGTCATCGGCCAGGGTCGCGTGGTCGCGCAGGGCACCAAGGAGGAGCTGCTCCACGACGACCGCACCCTGGTGCGTGCCGCCGAGGTCGGCGCCCTGGCCGCCGCCCTCCAGCAGGCCGGCTGGACCGTCGAGCGGGTCGACCCCGCCGACCCCACCGCCGGCCTGCGCACCGACGCCTCCCTCGCCGTGACCGGCCAGGTGGCCCTCGAGGCCCGGCTCCCCCTGCTCGAGCTCCGCGCCGCCGACGGCGCCGGTCTCGAGGAGATGTTCCTCCAGCTCACCGCCGACACCCAGCGAGAGGCCGCCTGA